The sequence GGGAGCACTTCGTGGCAATGATGCTCGATGTGAAGAATCGAATCATCGGGATTCACACGGTCAGCATCGGAACCCTCAACGCGGCTATTATCGCGCCCAGAGAGGTCTTCAAGGCCGCCATTCTGTCCAATGCTGCCTCTGTCATCCTCGGGCACAACCATCCTTCCGGAGACGTGACGCCATCACCAGAGGATATTCACGTGACGATGAACCTAAAATCCGCTGGCTTTCTTCTTGGCATCGAAGTGCTCGACCACGTCATCGTCGGTGAGCAAGGTTCGTTTCACTCACTGAAACGCAGTGGCCACCTCTGACCTAGTCAGACTCGAAGCCCTGCGAATCAAACTTGAGGTCTCGACTGTTCTGCGTGACAACCCGGATGACGTCGTCAGGAACTCCTTCTGGGACCTCAGCTTCGATTTCAAGAATGACCTTTACCTTGGCTCCAACGATGCCGGAAAGATGGCTGATTACCTCGTCAGCGATTCGACCAGCGTCGCGCCCGACTCGAGTGGCATCGAGCGAAACGGCTCCATGAAATCTCTTCAGACTAGGTTTGGCTGGTTTGTCCTCGCCTCCTCCAGCAAAGAGTCCGGTAGAGGGGTCACTGCTTCTGCCAGTTGCAGCACCAGACGTGGTCGCCCCACTGGTTGCAGCGGGTGCCTCTTCCTGGAGTTGGCGGAGTGCGACTTCAGGCTTAACCAAGAGCCCGTCGGGGATGT is a genomic window of Armatimonadota bacterium containing:
- the radC gene encoding DNA repair protein RadC yields the protein MTEISGPREAFENALMPPVFRVQLVRENGGERLSLDGPNDAARILCSYLEHEDREHFVAMMLDVKNRIIGIHTVSIGTLNAAIIAPREVFKAAILSNAASVILGHNHPSGDVTPSPEDIHVTMNLKSAGFLLGIEVLDHVIVGEQGSFHSLKRSGHL